The genomic stretch GGCCGACCTCGACTACAAGCTCGGGCGGGCGCTGCAGAGAGACAGCCCATGAGGGCCATGCGCTACCTGCGGCAAGGGCTGCTCATGTTGCTGTTCGCCCTCGCCACGAGTGCTGCCCACGCCGATGAGCCACCACCCATCGCGATCGGCTTCTACATGCCGCTGATCCGCGATGTACCGCGCAAGGACGTGGAGGTCACGCTGCGATACTGGGTCGAAGAGCTGACAAAGCCGTTCAACCTGACCTATCGGCCGGTACGCCTCTATGACAGCATGGACGAACTCAAGCGCGACATGCAGGCCGACAAGATCAACTTCATGGTGGCCAGCGCCATGGCCGTCGCACAGCATTTTTCCAACGAGGAACTGGCGGGCGGCTTCTCTGGCGTGAAGTCCACGCCGGAAAATCTGCTCCTGGTCGTGCGTCGCGCAGCAGGCATCCGCACCCTGCCCGATCTCACCGGAAAACGTGTCCTGGTGCTGGACCAGGACGAGCTCAGCGAGGTCTACCTCAAAACCCTGTTGATGAAAGCTTCGCTGTCGCCCAACCGCCTCGCGGCCATCAAGAAGGAGAAGCGCTCGAACAGCCTGGTGCTGCAGCTGTTCTTCAATCAGGGCGATGCAGCGCTGATAAACCGCAATGCGTTCGAAATCGCACGGACCATGAACCCGCAGATCGGCGAACGCCTGGAGGTGCTCGAAGCCTACACCTTCGAGGCGCGCGCGTCCGGCACCGGCCTGTTCTCCGCGCGTATCAGCCCCGAACATCGCGACTTCATCACCCAGGCCGCACTGAAAATCGGCACAACAGCACGCGGACGGCAATTGCTCGATATCTATCAGGCCGACGCCATGGTCAAGACCGATGTTTCGGACCTGAACCCCTACCGCGAACTGCTGGACGCGTATGCCAAGCTCGCAGACAAAGCGGGAGGTTCACGCCAATGATGCCGCAATCCGGAATCATGCGCGCCAGGCCACATGCTTCGCCACCTTACCGGGTCGTCAGCCGGGGCAGGTACGCGACGTGGCGCTGACAGCCGATACCAGTCAGCAGCCGGAGCGGCGCCGAAGCCTGTTGCGCTGGCTGCCGGCGCACCGGATGTTCATGCGCGTGTTCCTGGTCTTCGGCAGCCTGCTGCTGGCCATGACTGCACTGTACGGCATGCTGATTGTCCCGCTGCAACAGGACTCGCTGCTCAAGGTCATGTACTCGCAGGCTGACATCGTCTCGCGCTCGATTATTCAGGCATGCTCCGAGGCGATGATCACCGATGACTTCGGCTTCATCGTCGAACACAATCTGCAGGTCCTGCAGAACAACCGCAACATTCGCTCGGTCCTGATCACACCCAAGCGCGGCACGATCATTCGGATCGCACCAGAAGGCTGGGCCATGCAGGACAGCGCCCCGCAGGCGGAGCCAGACAAGACACTGGAGAACACTACGTACGGCATTGTCAGCAATGCCGATGGCACCACGCACTACCGCTACAGCACGCCGATCCGCTTCAGCGGACTGAGCTGGGGGTCGATCGAAATCAACTTCACCACCAGCGAATACGACGCCAACACGCGCGAGATGTACAAGCAACTCCTGTTCATCTCCATCCTGGTCGTCCTGGCCATCCTGCCCGTAGGCTACTTTTTCGCCCTGTGGCTGATCCGACCGATTGCGGACATCAGCCAGGCCGCATCGCGTGTTGCGCAGGGCGACCTAGACGCGCATGTCGACATCGCGCGACAGGATGAAATCGGCCAGCTCTCACGCAGC from Parazoarcus communis encodes the following:
- a CDS encoding PhnD/SsuA/transferrin family substrate-binding protein; the encoded protein is MRAMRYLRQGLLMLLFALATSAAHADEPPPIAIGFYMPLIRDVPRKDVEVTLRYWVEELTKPFNLTYRPVRLYDSMDELKRDMQADKINFMVASAMAVAQHFSNEELAGGFSGVKSTPENLLLVVRRAAGIRTLPDLTGKRVLVLDQDELSEVYLKTLLMKASLSPNRLAAIKKEKRSNSLVLQLFFNQGDAALINRNAFEIARTMNPQIGERLEVLEAYTFEARASGTGLFSARISPEHRDFITQAALKIGTTARGRQLLDIYQADAMVKTDVSDLNPYRELLDAYAKLADKAGGSRQ